From Enoplosus armatus isolate fEnoArm2 chromosome 23, fEnoArm2.hap1, whole genome shotgun sequence, a single genomic window includes:
- the LOC139305813 gene encoding RING finger protein 227, with product MYSELECGICYRTYNAGRRCPRELHCKHSFCESCLLALSRPQLGPDEARLGTGRSIVCPLCRHTTSISGEGKMRAELRVDECVLERLLASGVLDQEEEADNDPENEEDGLVRDGKEEATLPETPTEESVSSAGSRGGRLRRTWSKVWRKINGRSSRQRGGENCMTNDDMRNLAMMSCYMF from the exons ATGTATTCAGAGCTTGAGTGCGGAATTTGTTACCGGACCTACAACGCAGGTCGGCGGTGTCCCCGGGAGCTCCACTGCAAACACAGCTTCTGTGAGAGCTGCCTGCTGGCCCTCTCACGACCCCAGCTGGGACCCGACGAGGCCCGTCTGGGAACTGGCAGATCCATCGTGTGCCCGCTGTGCCGACACACCACATCCATCTCCGGAGAGGGGAAGATGAGAGCCGAGCTGAGGGTGGATGAGTGCGTCCTGGAGCGGCTGCTAGCTTCGGGGGTCCTCGACCAAGAAGAAGAGGCGGACAACGACCCGGAGAACGAGGAGGACGGTCTCGTTCGAGACGGCAAAGAGGAGGCGACGCTTCCCGAGACTCCAACCGAGGAGAGTGTCTCTTCCGCGGGCTCCAGAGGTGGGAGGCTCCGGCGGACTTGGAGCAAAGTTTGGCGGAAGATTAATGGGAGGAGCTCACGGCAGAGGGGCGGAGAAA ACTGTATGACCAATGATGACATGAGGAACCTCGCCATGATGTCCTGCTACATGTTTTAA